GCCACCAAGGTCAGATGGACACAGCCTCAAGGGGAGAGCACAGAATTGCAGGATTGCATGAATGAAAACACTCCCCAGCTCATGACTTGCAAGGTTGGGCCAGCCAAGAGATGCTCCTCCAAAATGCCCCGAGGGCAGGGCCCAAGGCTGCCCCGCCCCTCCACAACCAGCATAAAAGCTGTCTCAgtgcctctctccctcacacgcttctcctcacaccttctgcttctgctcctgctgacaaCCAGGTGAGCCTCAAGCCCCTGACCCTCCTGATCCTGCACCCCCAGGCCCTTCTCTTCCAGCACGCTCgatcccagcctcagcagccctcacacctccccacagccccacaacagcctcCACACTCCCTCACCCTTCTGCATCAccgcccctcacacccccacacccctgccctgcctcacacccctctctcttccagggaccCTCCACACCACAGCCATGGCCTGCTACaaccgctgccagccctgcggacccaccccgctggccaacagctgcaacgagccctgtgccctgcaatgccaggactccAGCATTGTCATCCAGCCTTCCTCTGTGCTGgtcaccctgccaggacccatcatgacctccttcccccagaacaccgcCGTTGGatccacctcctcagctgctgttggTAGTGAActcagtgcccagggacagcccatctctggtggatttggtggctttggctatGGCCTTGGCTATGGCCGTGGATTTGGCTATGGGCTGGGTGGCCTGGGCTGCTATGGCAGAAGGGGTGGCTACATCTGCTAAGGACCCTCGGCACCACCCTTGACACCACCAACTTGGGGTTCTGGCAACAGCTCCACCTTGCCTGGTGGTTGCCCTACTTGCTCGTCACACTGGAtcccttcttctttctcctgtctTCTCATTCTTTTGCCTCAATAAAGTTGTCCTGCATCAAAGACTGGGACGCCCCCTGTTCTTTTGTAATTCCAGTCATCTCACATCCTCACCAAGCACATTTCACAGCTCAACAAGACATTGGGGTGGGGTATGTGCAACAACACCTTCCCTCACAGATACGTAAAAACAACTAATAAAACAGTCTGGCAAAGGAAGCACAGGATGGGACACCTGCCAGAACATGACACACACCCATCACCTGATACATCAAAGCTctcccaggcacagctctggtAAAGTCTTTCATGTCAGTACACACTTGATGAACTCTCTTCCCCACCAGGACTCTTGAACCCTCCCAGCAAACTCTTCCACTTGGCCAGAAACTCTGGAGTGCAAGTGCTTCAACTCCCCTGCTCAAGCAAGAGCAGGATTTCCAGGACCATGGACAGTTTAGTGCTGGATCTCCCAGGAAAGGCACTCCAACACCTCTTCCACTCTGTGGCCTCACAATGAaagatttttgccttctttAGCAATTGCATTCCatctgttttccctttgctctttccttctcttcctgcaTGTGTGCACTGCTGAGAATAGCCCGGCTCCCTCGACTTCATTCCCTGCCATCAGGAATTTGCACACACTGATGACACCCCCCTGTCCACCCTTGTGCCCTGggagtcccagctctctcagtttCTCCTCTACAAATGATTCATCAGCCTCTTTGGAATCTTGGGGGTCCTGAACTGGTCTTGATTCACTAAATCAACTCCATTTTCCCACTGTggagacaaaggctgcccacaACACCTCACATGGGACCTCACCAGTGTTCAGGAGACACCAAGAGTCACCTCCCACTGCCTCATTACAACACTTCTCCCCAGTTCTGATCTGGAGACTGGGAGTCCCTTTTCCCACAATGATACAAGGACACCTCCTGCTCCATTTCTTCTAACTCAGAACCACAAAGgctttttcagagaagaaaagaattgtTCCAACTGATACCCAGACATTCCTTCCTACCTGGGATGACTCCTCCCAAGAAAAAGCACTTGGCATCTGCCCATGCTGAGCTCCAGCAAATGTCCAGAACCCGTCAGGTTTTCAGTGTTGGCCCAGTGGATCCaactcctgggctgcagcactggagcCTGGCTTCCATCAGGACTTCGGGACACTGACCACAAGCCTCCAGGTCCAGCTCTTCAGACATTTCTCAGGCCACTATGCTGGGCACTGACACAACCTGGACTTGCCTGGCTTGTTGGGGACTATGCAATGTTCTCCTCCAACAACCCTGGGCAACCTCCAAATCCTCATTCAGACAGTTCCAAGTGGCCTCAGACCATGGCAATCAGCCCAAGTGAAGACCCAAACGGCCCTGGATATCAAAGCCTTTGAGGCAAGAGTGTCATCACCCAAGCACCCACTGAGCATGTCCAAACAAAAAGGTGAGGTCTGATGTCAGGCTTTGCCAACTGGGATAAATGCATGGACGGATGGAAGGCAATGGAAGGTGCAACACCTCCTCCTTGGCACAGCTGCAAAGTCCAGACCAGCCAGTCAGCACTGTGAGAAATTGGGGGTAACTTTTCAGAAGGCACCCACAAACCATGGCACACAAGGGCCACAAGGTGACCTCAGTGATGACATCCCACCTCTCCAAAGCTTGGGTCACATCTTCAGCCTCCCCTGACGTGAACCATCAACAAAAGAATTTGACCTCTTAATACTTGCAATTAAAAGTTGCCGCCACAGGTGCACAGGGCCTCAGGAGCAGGACATGGAATTGCACAATtccacaaatacacacacacctACCTCATCAGAGAAGGACAGTGGAGCTCACTGATGGTCCGTTAGTAATTATCGGTTGTTTGCATACAGGAACACAACATTAACAATTACAGGTTATGAGTTATGAAACTTGTGGCTTGAATGCGGAATAAGTGAATTGATgtcacagccagcctgggaaaaaaagggatcaAGCCcagtttgttgtttgtttattggATTTCTTAACAAGGTCAAAGAATACAGTTTAAATGGCAGAGTACATTGTCATGTAAACTTGAGAAATGCAAATGGATCATAACGCTGGAACAAGTTCAGCCTAAATAACCTCCCCTTTTAAATATCCTCTCTCTTGATCCCATTCAAGACACAAGGGCATGAGTTCTTTTTCATCCATCAGGAAGCATTCCCAGACACCAGGAGCTTTCTGAGCGATTGCAGAGCGACCTCCCCCGGACATCAGCAGATCCCTCAGTGTACCTGGGGGCAACACAGAGACTGATGGACATCCAGTGGCACAGAAGAGGGGCCCAGTCTTCACAGGGCACgcacaaagcacagcacacCAGAGCCACAACATGACATCACTGATGACATTGCAAATCTCCAGGGCTCTGGTTGTTTATTCAGCCCTCCTTGACACACATTGAACAATCCAATCCTCCCAAACACCAACTCATGAAAGCTGCCGCCAAGGTCAGATGGGCACAGACTCAAGGGCAGAACATGAAACTAGAGAATTTCAGGAACGAAAACACTCCCTACCTCATGACTCaccaggctgggacagccatGAGCTGCAGCCTGCAAAATGCCCCAAGGCCATGGGACAAGGCTGTCCCGCCCCTCCACGACCAGCATAAAAGCCTGCCCAgagcctctctccctcacacacttctcctgacaccttctcctccttctcctgctgacaACCAGGTGAGTCTCAAGCCCCTACCCCTCATGATCCTGCACCCCCAGGCCCCTCTCTGCCAGGAcgctcagccccagcctcagAAGCCCTCacacctccccacagccccacaacagACTCCAAactccctcaccctcctgcatcaccgcccctcacacccccacacccctgccctgcctcactcccctctctcttccaggaACCCTCCACACCACAGCCATGGCCTGCTACaaccgctgccagccctgcggacccaccccgctggccaacagctgcaacgagccctgtgccctgcaatgccaggactccCACGTTGTCATCAACCCTTCCCCCGTGCTGGTCACCCTGCCGGGACCCATcatgacctccttcccccagaacaccgcTGTCGGATCCACCTCCTCGGCTGCCGTGGGCACTGAACTCagtgtgcagggacagcccatctctggtggatttggtggctttggctatGGCCTTGGCTATGGCCGTGGATTTGGCTATGGgctgggaggcctgggctgCTATGGCAGAAGGGGTGGCTACATCTGCTAAGGGCCCTCAGCACCACGTTTAACTCCACCAGTTTGGGGCTCTGGCAACAGTTCCTGCAAGCAAAGTACCTCAGCTGATGATCTCCCTGCTTGTGCGTCACTCTGGattccttctttctcctgtctgttctttttttttttgcctcaatAAAGTTTTCCTGCATCAAAGCCTGAGATGCCTCATTGTCTTTTTGAATTCCAATGAGCTCACATCCACACCCAGCACAATGCCAGACAGGCCATTGGTGTGGATGGAAAAGAACCAAAACACCTCTCTTAGCAAAGATATCAACACCAGTAACCACCAAGACAGGCAACACCTCTCTTAGCAAAGATATCAACACCAGTAACAACCAAGACAGGCACTGGaagcaggggaggaggggacacCTTCCAGAACATGACACAAACCTAGGACCCACTACGCTTTGACGCATCCATGCTCTCCTGTGCATGGCTCTGGCAAAGTCTCTCTCTGGCAGCACACACTTGACAAAATCTCTTCCCGGTGGGACTCTTGAACCCGCCCAGCAAACAGGAGGAACACCATCATCCACTTGAGCACGAGCTCCGGAGTTCAAGTGCTTCATTCTCCTCTGCTCAAGCAAAGTATGCAAGGGCAGCATTTCCAGAACCATGGCCAGCTCAGTTTTGGATCTCCCACGACAGAAACTCCATCCGCTTTTCCACACTGTGACCACTCTCACACTCAAAGATTCTTTGGCCTTCTTTGCCCATGGAATTCCATCTGTTTTCACTTGTGCTCTTCCCCCTTGTGTGTGCACTGCTGAGAACAGCCGGGCTCCCTCAACTTCAATCCCTGCCATCAGGGATTTGCACACACTGATGACACCCTCCTGTCCATCCTTGTCCCCTGGCGGTCTCAGCTCTCTCAATCCTCTAGGAATGATTCTCCAGCCATTTCAGTATCTTGGTAGCCCTGATCTAGACTTGTTTCACTAAGCCCTTGtgcttctttccctgggcagcccagaaCTGCCCACACCACCTCACACGGGACCCCACCAGTGCGCTAAAGAGAGGAAAGGCCACTTCTCCCAACTTCATGACAAGAACTGTCTGAAACCTATCTCGGGCAGTGGTGATGCCTtttcaaggaaggaaaggattGAGACCTTGTGGTCCCTTTGCtctccaccagcaccacagggTCCTGCTCAGCAAAGCATCTTTCCAGCCTCAGCCCCCTGCATGACCTGGGGCCCAGTGCCATTCCTGACCAGATGAAGAACTTCACATTTCCCTTACTTGAACTTCAGGAGATTCCTTTAACCCTCAGCCGCTCCATTATCTGCCAACTTGCTGATGGGACAACAGTCCCACTGCCCATGTCATTGGTGAGGATGTTGAACAGGATTGGCCCCATGGATACAACTCTTGACCTACTTCCCTTGAGACTTGCCTCTATTGGCACTTTGGGCCACTGATCTGcagcctctgggcacagcccctTAGCCACTCGCAGCCCACTCACTGCACTCTCAGGAAACCCAGACTTGCTCGGCTGCTCTGGGAGCGTGAAATGGCAAGGAGCCTCAAAGGCTTCACAAAAGGGTTGACTtcaacagcagccacagctctctCCTCATGCCCAGGCCGAGTCACTGGGACAGAGCTGACACAGAGCTCAGACAAGGGCCATTTCCTGAACAGAAATCCTCCAAGAGGAGTGGCCTCAGCCCTGGGCACTCTCCACGACTCAAGACCCCAAAGACCTGGCTCACCTCTCCCCTGCTGCCACTCTCATTTGGCCTCTGCTCCCTTGCACAGGTGCCACCGACCTTCCTGGAATCAGTTCAGCAGGAAAAGACCCTTGAAATTGAGTCCAACTGATAATGCAGGATTATGAAATCCACCACTAAACAGCCAGATCTTAGAAAcctttttcttgaaaaagatctaaatttaaaatataaagtttAACCTTTCCCTCAACACCACCAAGACCACCACTTACTCATGTCCCCAAGTGACACATCTACAGGGATattaaatccctgcagggatgatgactccaccactaCCCTCTGCAGTCTGTGACAGGAAGGACAACCCTCACCATGAAGGAATATTccttaatatccaacctaaacttctcCTGGAGACACTTGGACTCTGGATTCCTGCTCTCCTATGGGGCACTAAAAGGGAAACAAGTTTCACACCAACTTCATTACGACCTCCATTCAGATAACGGACATCTGTAGTTGTCATGCAAGAAAAACTTTATTGCGACAAAATAGTGAAAAAGCAGGAGCAGTCAGTGGAAGGTTAACTGGGCTGAGGTGCAATCAGGGCAACCATCAGCCGAGGTCCTTTGCTTGCAGTAGGTTTGGCCAGAGCATCACAGCCTTCCTGCCccacactgggagcagcccagcagaggtggCCAATGGTCTCTGGCTTGGGAGAAGGGGTTTGCAGCAGAGGGGACTGGACAGAGCCAAAGGGGCGATGCAGAGCAGccagtggaagaaaatgaagaagggAGATGGGCCATGCTTGTAGGCAGCCCGGGCTGGCCCCTTGGCTGCTGCCTTGCTTGGTGTCCTGAGGGCAGGATCTGGAAGCGCTGAGCCAGTTTGAGAGCCTCGGCCCAGAGAGGCGCCTTCAGTGCCTGAGATGTGTTCCAGGGAGTGGATGGCTGGTGTCAGGGGTGGTGCTGAGAGTCCTTAGCAGATGTAGCCACCCCTTCTGCCATAGcagcccaggcctcccagcCCATAGCCAAATCCACGGCCATAGCCAAGGCCatagccaaagccaccaaatccaccagagatgggctgtccctgcacactGAGTTCAGTGCCAACAGCAGCCGAGGAGGTGGATCCGACGgcggtgttctgggggaaggaggtcatgatgggtcctggcagggtgacCTGCACAGGGGAAGGGTTGATGACAACGCTggagtcctggcattgcagggcacagggctcgttgcagctgttggccagcggggtgggtccgcagggctggcagcggttgtagcaggccatgggtgtggtgtggagggtccctggaagagagaggggagtgaggcagggcaggggtggaggggTTGAAGGGGCGGTGATGCAGGAGGGTGAGAGAGTGTGGAGTctgttgtggggctgtggggaggcgtgagggctgctgaggctggggctgagcgTGCTGGAAGAGAAGGGCCagggtgcaggagcaggaggatcAGGGGCTTGAGGCTCACCTTGTTGTatgcaggagcagaaggagaaggtgTCAGAAGAAGTGTGTGGGGCAGAGAGGTGCTGGGGCCAGCTTTTATGCTGGTCATGGAGGGGCGGGACAGCCTTGTCCCGTGGCCTTGGGGCATTTTGCAAGCTGAAGCTCTTGGCTGGCCCAGTTGGTGAGTCATGAGGTGGGGAGTGTTTTTGGGGAGtgttttccttcacagaatTCTGCAGTGTCATGACCGGCTCCTGAGGCCATTTCCATCTGACCTTGGCGGCCGCTTTCATGGGTTGGTATTTGGGACGATTTGAATGTTCAATACATGACAGGTCAGGATGAATAAAcaaccagagcacagcagagttGCGATATCATCACTGAGGTAATTTTGTGGCACTggtgtgctgtgttttgtgggTGCCTTTTGAAGACTGGGACTCTGTTCTGTGCCACTGGATTTCCATCAGTCATTGTGTTGCACCCAGGaatgctgagggagctgctgatgTCCTGGGGAGGTCACTCTGCAA
This window of the Corvus hawaiiensis isolate bCorHaw1 chromosome 26, bCorHaw1.pri.cur, whole genome shotgun sequence genome carries:
- the LOC125317032 gene encoding feather beta keratin-like, whose protein sequence is MACYNRCQPCGPTPLANSCNEPCALQCQDSHVVINPSPVLVTLPGPIMTSFPQNTAVGSTSSAAVGTELSVQGQPISGGFGGFGYGLGYGRGFGYGLGGLGCYGRRGGYIC
- the LOC125317044 gene encoding feather beta keratin-like, with the protein product MACYNRCQPCGPTPLANSCNEPCALQCQDSSVVINPSPVQVTLPGPIMTSFPQNTAVGSTSSAAVGTELSVQGQPISGGFGGFGYGLGYGRGFGYGLGGLGCYGRRGGYIC